The Desulfovibrio sp. Huiquan2017 genome includes a region encoding these proteins:
- a CDS encoding DUF1045 domain-containing protein, translating into MSERYGVYYAPERGGDLDRFGSAWLGRDNETGLEVPVLPLHGLSPDIWRTATASPRHYGFHATLMPPFPPLPGVDGAAIVRRLESLARTLLPFFLAPLSVREIGSFLALVPAEQSRSAEAAEACLRGMTPLRRPPSPPENEARRAQGLTPAQDRLLETWGYPYVLGEFRFHISLTGRVEDPDQRGRLKDLLCELAAPVINRSHPVNELCLFHQPDRSAPFRLIHRARLGNPKENS; encoded by the coding sequence GTGAGCGAACGGTACGGCGTATACTACGCCCCGGAACGGGGCGGCGATCTGGACCGGTTCGGCTCGGCCTGGCTCGGCCGGGACAACGAGACCGGCCTGGAGGTGCCCGTGCTCCCGCTCCACGGCCTTTCCCCGGACATCTGGCGCACGGCCACCGCGTCGCCGCGTCATTACGGCTTTCACGCCACGCTCATGCCCCCCTTCCCTCCCCTGCCCGGGGTGGACGGAGCGGCCATCGTCCGGCGGCTGGAATCCCTGGCTCGCACCCTGCTCCCGTTTTTTCTGGCCCCGCTGTCCGTGCGCGAGATAGGCTCGTTCCTGGCCCTGGTCCCGGCGGAGCAGTCCCGCTCGGCCGAGGCCGCCGAAGCCTGCCTGCGGGGCATGACCCCCCTGCGCAGGCCGCCCTCTCCTCCGGAGAACGAGGCCCGCCGCGCCCAGGGGTTGACCCCGGCTCAGGACCGCTTGCTCGAAACATGGGGCTACCCCTACGTGCTCGGGGAATTCCGTTTTCACATCAGCCTGACCGGCCGGGTGGAAGACCCGGACCAACGCGGACGGCTCAAGGACCTCCTGTGCGAACTGGCCGCGCCCGTCATCAATCGTTCCCACCCGGTCAACGAACTCTGTCTTTTCCACCAGCCGGACCGGTCCGCTCCGTTTCGGCTGATCCACCGGGCCCGGCTCGGCAATCCCAAGGAGAACTCATGA
- a CDS encoding DapH/DapD/GlmU-related protein: protein MHPHPQEDIRLGPAPAVHPSADVRDSRLGPYTEVLENCLVLESVLGDYAYLSPHCDVAYADIGKFASIASNVRIGPTNHPMWRASQHHFTYRSARYDFGLDDETVFEWRRTQRTRIGCDVWIGHGAVILPGVTVGHGAVVGAGAVVSKDVPPYAVVGGVPARLIRERFPAEVRARLLRLAWWDWSHDRLKEGLADFRALDVEAFLDKYEGSVNP from the coding sequence ATGCATCCGCATCCCCAAGAGGATATCCGGCTCGGCCCGGCCCCGGCGGTCCACCCCTCGGCGGACGTCCGCGACAGTCGGCTCGGTCCCTATACCGAGGTCCTGGAAAACTGTTTGGTGCTTGAGTCCGTCCTGGGTGACTACGCCTATCTGAGCCCTCATTGCGACGTGGCCTACGCCGATATCGGCAAGTTTGCGTCCATCGCCTCGAACGTGCGCATCGGGCCCACCAACCACCCCATGTGGCGGGCCTCCCAGCACCATTTCACCTACCGGAGTGCGCGCTATGATTTCGGCCTGGACGACGAGACGGTCTTCGAGTGGCGGCGCACCCAGCGCACGCGCATCGGCTGCGACGTCTGGATCGGCCATGGGGCGGTTATTCTGCCCGGCGTAACCGTCGGCCATGGCGCCGTGGTCGGAGCTGGGGCCGTGGTTTCCAAGGACGTGCCCCCCTATGCCGTGGTGGGCGGCGTCCCGGCCAGGTTGATTCGCGAGCGGTTTCCGGCCGAGGTGCGGGCGCGGCTTCTGCGTCTGGCCTGGTGGGATTGGTCCCACGACCGTCTGAAAGAGGGGCTGGCCGACTTCCGCGCTTTGGACGTGGAAGCGTTTCTGGACAAGTACGAAGGGAGCGTGAACCCGTGA